The following coding sequences lie in one Gemmatimonadota bacterium genomic window:
- a CDS encoding acetyl-CoA C-acyltransferase, producing the protein GSREVVDGLIHDGLWCSFGECHMGGHAEYTAWKAGITREEADEFALESQRKAIRAIDEGLFRDEIVPVEAPGRKGATVVDTDESPRRDTSLEALARLTPAFLQDLPQEVAAPVVTAGNAPGMNDGAAALVLTSQEYAEAQGLPILARISAYASGAVAPRELFFAPVRAVRRVMEKEGKQIRDYDLIEANEAFAVQALADGKELGWDWDRVNVHGGAVALGHPIGASGARILVTLLYAMKARGARTGLATLCLGGGDAVALSVERV; encoded by the coding sequence CGGCAGCCGGGAGGTGGTGGACGGGCTGATCCATGACGGGCTGTGGTGCTCGTTCGGCGAGTGCCACATGGGCGGGCACGCGGAGTACACGGCGTGGAAGGCGGGGATCACGCGGGAGGAGGCGGACGAGTTCGCACTGGAGTCGCAGCGCAAGGCGATCCGCGCCATTGACGAGGGGCTGTTCCGGGACGAGATCGTGCCGGTCGAGGCGCCGGGGCGCAAGGGCGCGACGGTAGTGGACACGGACGAGTCGCCGCGCCGCGACACGTCGCTCGAGGCGCTGGCGCGGCTGACACCCGCGTTCCTCCAGGACCTGCCCCAGGAGGTGGCCGCGCCCGTAGTGACGGCTGGCAATGCGCCGGGCATGAATGACGGCGCCGCCGCGCTGGTTCTGACCAGTCAGGAGTACGCGGAGGCGCAGGGGCTGCCCATCCTGGCGCGCATCAGCGCCTACGCCTCTGGCGCAGTGGCGCCGCGGGAACTGTTCTTTGCGCCGGTGCGGGCGGTGCGCCGGGTCATGGAGAAGGAGGGGAAGCAGATCCGGGATTACGACCTGATCGAGGCCAACGAGGCCTTCGCCGTGCAAGCTCTGGCCGATGGCAAGGAGTTGGGCTGGGACTGGGACCGGGTCAACGTGCACGGCGGCGCGGTCGCGCTGGGCCACCCCATTGGCGCCTCGGGTGCGCGCATCCTGGTCACGCTGCTCTACGCGATGAAGGCGCGCGGCGCGCGCACAGGGCTGGCGACGCTCTGCCTGGGCGGCGGCGATGCGGTGGCCTTGTCCGTGGAGCGGGTGTGA